From the Amycolatopsis thermoflava N1165 genome, one window contains:
- a CDS encoding VOC family protein, whose product MTEIGNVLYPVTDVAKAVAFYRDALGLPLKFADGDRYAALDGGRATLALAGPEEDVTQGRPAASYKVTDVPAAVRALSEAGATVVREPAEGPHEIRAVLTDPWGNPFVVYGPK is encoded by the coding sequence ATGACTGAGATCGGCAACGTCCTGTACCCGGTGACCGATGTGGCCAAGGCAGTCGCGTTCTACCGCGACGCGCTGGGGCTGCCGCTGAAGTTCGCCGACGGCGACCGGTATGCCGCGCTCGACGGCGGCCGCGCGACGCTGGCGCTGGCCGGCCCGGAGGAGGACGTGACGCAGGGGCGGCCCGCGGCGTCCTACAAAGTGACCGACGTTCCCGCCGCAGTGCGCGCCCTGTCGGAGGCCGGCGCCACGGTGGTGCGTGAACCGGCGGAGGGGCCGCACGAGATCCGTGCCGTGCTCACCGATCCGTGGGGCAACCCGTTCGTCGTGTACGGCCCGAAATGA
- a CDS encoding SDR family NAD(P)-dependent oxidoreductase gives MNQVAIVTGAAQGIGKETALLLAARGYAVTVNDINGDGAKQTAAEITEAGGQAHTVVADVGVEDEVRRMVEETAATFGRIDVLVNNAVVYDHDIHVTDLDIVSTPEWNWDRTFAVNFYGAVYGARHAIPVMLESGGGSIVNVGSTSGFSGDTVHVAYAASMAAKYSLTRSIATSHGKLGIRCAAVATGLVLSPTARKNLSRDKLEAYDANLLVPDFAEPRDLAETIVFLASPAAKYITGQTIIVDGGFQAHQPWHAQNHIVHPETVR, from the coding sequence GTGAACCAGGTGGCCATCGTGACGGGGGCGGCCCAGGGCATCGGCAAGGAGACCGCACTGCTGCTCGCGGCACGCGGGTACGCGGTGACCGTCAACGACATCAACGGCGACGGCGCCAAGCAGACCGCGGCCGAGATCACCGAGGCCGGGGGACAGGCGCACACCGTGGTGGCCGATGTCGGGGTCGAGGACGAGGTGCGCCGGATGGTCGAGGAGACCGCTGCGACGTTCGGCCGCATCGACGTCCTGGTCAACAACGCCGTCGTCTACGACCACGACATCCACGTCACCGACCTGGACATCGTCAGCACGCCGGAGTGGAACTGGGACCGGACGTTCGCGGTCAACTTCTACGGCGCGGTGTACGGCGCGCGGCACGCGATCCCGGTCATGCTCGAGAGCGGGGGCGGGTCGATCGTCAACGTGGGCTCGACCTCGGGTTTCAGCGGCGACACCGTGCACGTCGCCTACGCGGCGTCGATGGCGGCGAAGTATTCGCTGACCCGGTCGATCGCCACCAGCCACGGCAAGCTCGGTATCCGGTGCGCCGCCGTGGCGACCGGACTCGTGCTCAGTCCCACGGCGCGCAAGAACCTGTCGCGGGACAAGCTCGAGGCCTACGACGCGAACCTGCTCGTCCCCGATTTCGCCGAGCCGCGCGATCTCGCGGAGACGATCGTGTTCCTCGCCTCGCCCGCCGCGAAGTACATCACCGGCCAGACCATCATCGTGGACGGCGGGTTCCAGGCGCACCAGCCGTGGCACGCGCAGAACCACATCGTGCATCCGGAGACCGTGCGATGA
- a CDS encoding phosphotriesterase yields the protein MSAPTVPTVNGPVPVDELGTTLMHEHVFVTSPEVRENWPAPGWDEDVQIEEAVNRLAAAKAAGVDTIVDLTVFGLGRYVPRVAEVARRSEVNIVVATGAYVLHELPVYFHFRGPGAPLGGPDLLFEYFVRDITEGIGDTGIRAAMLKCVTDVDGLTVDVERTLRSVARAHLATGVPITTHTHAGTRRGLDQQRVFAEEGVDLSRVVIGHCGDTDDFDYLEQLVAAGSYLGMDRFGLETVPFDKRVEIVVEMCRRGHANRMVLSHDTSCWSDMSDPEQRRRQHPNWHWLHISQDVVPALLARGVTREQVDQMLVVNPREIFAHGGGYQKGTADD from the coding sequence ATGAGCGCGCCGACGGTGCCGACCGTGAACGGCCCGGTGCCGGTGGACGAGCTCGGCACGACGCTGATGCACGAGCACGTCTTCGTCACCAGCCCCGAGGTGCGCGAGAACTGGCCTGCCCCGGGGTGGGACGAGGACGTGCAGATCGAGGAGGCGGTGAACCGGCTGGCGGCGGCCAAGGCGGCCGGCGTCGACACGATCGTGGACCTGACCGTGTTCGGCCTCGGGCGGTACGTGCCGCGGGTCGCCGAGGTGGCCCGGCGCAGCGAGGTGAACATCGTCGTGGCGACCGGCGCCTACGTCCTGCACGAGCTGCCGGTGTACTTCCACTTCCGCGGCCCTGGCGCACCGCTCGGCGGTCCGGACCTGTTGTTCGAGTACTTCGTGCGGGACATCACCGAGGGCATCGGGGACACCGGGATCCGGGCGGCGATGCTCAAGTGCGTGACCGATGTGGACGGTCTCACCGTCGACGTGGAACGGACCCTGCGGTCGGTCGCGCGAGCGCACCTGGCCACCGGCGTGCCGATCACCACGCACACCCACGCCGGCACCCGGCGCGGGCTGGACCAGCAGCGGGTGTTCGCCGAGGAGGGGGTCGACCTGTCGCGCGTGGTCATCGGCCACTGCGGCGACACCGACGACTTCGACTACCTCGAACAGCTGGTCGCGGCGGGGTCCTACCTCGGCATGGACCGCTTCGGGCTGGAGACCGTCCCGTTCGACAAGCGGGTCGAGATCGTCGTGGAGATGTGCCGGCGCGGGCACGCGAACCGGATGGTGCTCTCGCACGACACGTCGTGCTGGTCGGACATGTCCGATCCGGAGCAGCGCCGCAGGCAGCACCCGAACTGGCACTGGCTGCACATCAGCCAGGACGTGGTGCCCGCGCTGCTGGCGCGCGGGGTGACCCGGGAGCAGGTGGACCAGATGCTCGTCGTCAACCCGCGCGAGATCTTCGCGCACGGCGGCGGCTACCAGAAAGGCACAGCAGATGACTGA
- a CDS encoding flavin reductase, producing the protein MAESFDPRHFRRVLGNFPTGVVAVTAIDPQGEPAGMAVGSFTSVSLDPPLVAFLPDKSSTSFPRIREAGRFCVNVLTHEQETVCRTFATRGADKFAALSWQPAPSGSPILNGALAWIDCDLESVIEAGDHYIVLGRVRALEAPGTDLPLVFFQGGYGRFHSASLAAPIEPGLANQLRVVDLARPGMERIADRFGVECNAATVAGEEIVLLAGAGIRPHGTHPPTRVGQRIPLVPPLGAIHLAWEPEEKVTARLATVSPEQRAEFATALERVRRRRWSVGLGSDLHSRVEAELARTYGAGMTAEAERREQVRNLISALGGLYEPAELASGQAYDVRNVQVPVFDETGAVAISLSVYGLPETSTVEEVHRYRDALAEVADEVMDRIGAKTPVAAG; encoded by the coding sequence ATGGCGGAGTCGTTCGATCCCCGGCATTTCCGGCGTGTGCTGGGCAACTTCCCGACCGGGGTCGTGGCCGTGACGGCCATCGACCCGCAGGGTGAGCCGGCGGGCATGGCGGTGGGGTCGTTCACGTCGGTGTCGCTCGACCCGCCGCTGGTGGCGTTCCTGCCCGACAAGTCGTCCACGAGCTTTCCCCGGATCCGGGAGGCGGGACGGTTCTGCGTCAACGTGCTCACCCACGAGCAGGAAACCGTGTGCCGGACCTTCGCCACCCGCGGCGCGGACAAGTTCGCGGCCCTGAGCTGGCAGCCCGCGCCCAGTGGGTCCCCCATCCTGAACGGTGCGCTGGCCTGGATCGACTGCGACCTGGAGTCGGTGATCGAGGCTGGCGACCACTACATCGTGCTCGGCCGGGTGCGTGCCCTGGAGGCGCCGGGTACGGACCTGCCGCTGGTGTTCTTCCAGGGCGGGTACGGCAGGTTCCACTCGGCCTCACTCGCCGCGCCGATCGAACCGGGGCTGGCCAACCAGTTGCGGGTGGTCGATCTCGCCCGCCCGGGCATGGAACGGATCGCCGACCGCTTCGGCGTCGAGTGCAATGCGGCGACGGTCGCGGGCGAGGAGATCGTGCTGCTGGCCGGCGCGGGAATCCGCCCGCACGGGACGCACCCGCCGACGCGGGTGGGGCAGCGCATCCCGCTGGTCCCGCCGCTCGGCGCGATACACCTGGCGTGGGAACCGGAGGAGAAGGTCACGGCGCGGCTCGCGACCGTGTCCCCGGAGCAGCGTGCCGAGTTCGCCACGGCACTCGAGCGGGTGCGCCGTCGTCGCTGGTCGGTCGGTCTCGGGAGCGACCTGCACTCGCGGGTGGAGGCGGAGCTCGCGCGCACCTACGGCGCGGGCATGACCGCCGAGGCTGAACGCCGGGAGCAGGTGCGGAACCTGATCAGCGCGCTGGGTGGCTTGTACGAGCCGGCGGAGCTGGCGTCCGGACAGGCGTACGACGTGCGGAACGTGCAGGTCCCCGTGTTCGACGAGACCGGCGCGGTCGCGATCAGCCTGAGCGTGTACGGCCTCCCCGAGACCAGCACGGTCGAGGAGGTGCACCGCTACCGCGACGCGCTCGCGGAGGTGGCTGACGAGGTGATGGACCGCATCGGCGCGAAGACTCCGGTGGCCGCCGGGTGA
- a CDS encoding hydantoinase B/oxoprolinase family protein → MTGVIADDLTAEVLRNALVVAAEEASIVVVKSAYSTFIVEGSDASAAILDKDGRLIAHSMATTLMNSMALSVAVPYLLADIPVETMRPGDVFVTNDAYKGGIHTNDLLIFRPVFVDGTVEYFTATLIHVSDIGGASAGGMASLATEIFLEGLQLPPVRIATADGLEQSITGILALNSRTPEKVLGDVRALIAGATTAARRVEALIEEHGAARFAAGVESYLSYTEARTRAAIAELPDGEYRSSYVIDDDGIHPGQSYTVQVAVTVEGDRLVLDFAGTDDQVAAAVNASLSQSLAAAVFAARCFLDPTIPMNDGCLRVLDVRLPEGSLLNATSPYPCGGRFLPAYAAMEAVFQAMSDAVPERAIAASGILQPFSIAAQQAPYWVHLAYEYGGVGARHGKDGPDATGVHFGLGRNSVPQVEPVEVRCPFVVEAVEYLPDSGGAGRWRGGLGTRTVFRLLADAYVTTRGDRLRTGPPGRDGGRPGVPGGFYRLTADGVTERLESKVNNEPFRAGEAFVVETTGGGGLGDPHDRPAEAVRADVLAGKVSRAAAESAYGVVLGDDLEIDTAATLARRRS, encoded by the coding sequence ATGACCGGAGTGATCGCCGACGACCTCACCGCCGAGGTGCTGCGCAACGCCCTGGTGGTGGCAGCCGAAGAGGCCAGCATCGTGGTGGTCAAGTCGGCCTACTCGACCTTCATCGTGGAGGGCTCGGACGCCTCCGCCGCGATCCTGGACAAGGACGGCAGGCTCATCGCGCACTCGATGGCGACCACGCTGATGAACAGCATGGCCCTGTCGGTGGCGGTGCCCTACCTGCTGGCCGACATCCCGGTCGAGACCATGCGGCCCGGCGACGTGTTCGTCACCAACGACGCCTACAAGGGCGGAATCCACACCAACGACCTGCTGATCTTCCGCCCGGTGTTCGTGGACGGAACCGTGGAGTACTTCACCGCGACGCTGATCCACGTGTCCGACATCGGCGGGGCCTCGGCGGGCGGCATGGCCTCGCTGGCCACGGAGATCTTCCTGGAGGGTCTGCAACTCCCGCCGGTGCGCATCGCCACCGCGGACGGGCTCGAGCAGTCGATCACCGGCATCCTCGCGCTCAACAGCCGGACACCGGAGAAGGTCCTCGGGGACGTGCGCGCCCTGATCGCGGGCGCGACCACGGCCGCCCGCCGCGTGGAAGCCCTCATCGAGGAACACGGCGCCGCCCGGTTCGCCGCCGGTGTCGAGTCCTACCTCTCCTACACGGAGGCGAGGACCCGGGCGGCCATCGCCGAACTCCCGGACGGCGAGTACCGCTCGTCCTACGTGATCGATGACGACGGCATCCATCCCGGGCAGTCCTACACGGTGCAGGTCGCGGTCACCGTCGAGGGCGACCGCCTGGTGCTCGACTTCGCCGGCACCGACGACCAGGTGGCTGCGGCGGTCAACGCCAGCCTGTCGCAGTCGCTGGCAGCGGCGGTGTTCGCCGCACGTTGCTTCCTCGATCCGACGATCCCGATGAACGACGGGTGCCTGCGGGTGCTGGACGTGCGCCTGCCGGAGGGCAGCCTCCTCAACGCCACCTCGCCCTACCCGTGCGGCGGGCGGTTCCTGCCGGCCTACGCGGCCATGGAAGCGGTCTTCCAGGCGATGTCGGACGCGGTGCCGGAGCGGGCCATCGCCGCTTCGGGCATCCTGCAGCCGTTCTCCATCGCCGCCCAGCAGGCGCCCTACTGGGTGCACCTGGCCTACGAGTACGGCGGCGTCGGCGCGCGGCACGGCAAGGACGGCCCCGACGCCACCGGGGTCCACTTCGGACTGGGCCGGAACTCGGTGCCGCAGGTGGAACCGGTCGAAGTGCGGTGCCCGTTCGTGGTGGAGGCGGTGGAATACCTGCCCGACTCCGGCGGCGCCGGGCGGTGGCGCGGCGGTCTGGGCACCCGCACGGTGTTCCGGCTGCTCGCCGACGCCTACGTCACGACCCGCGGGGACCGCCTGCGGACGGGACCGCCGGGACGCGACGGTGGACGCCCCGGGGTGCCGGGCGGGTTCTACCGGCTGACCGCCGACGGGGTGACGGAACGCCTGGAGTCGAAGGTGAACAACGAACCCTTCCGGGCGGGGGAGGCGTTCGTCGTGGAGACGACCGGGGGCGGCGGCCTGGGTGATCCGCACGACCGGCCCGCCGAGGCGGTCCGCGCGGACGTGCTGGCGGGCAAGGTCTCGCGCGCGGCCGCGGAGTCCGCCTACGGGGTCGTGCTCGGTGACGACCTCGAAATCGACACGGCTGCGACACTGGCGAGGAGGCGCTCGTGA